In the Pantanalinema sp. genome, one interval contains:
- a CDS encoding response regulator: MDKKKLRILLVDDESIIRLDMREMLKEQGHEIVGEASDGQMAVDLAEKLTPDLILMDIKMPKMDGLEAISRINHNRRIPTIMLTAYSQPELVERAVGLGVFGFLVKPVKEHDLLPTIEVVLARAEELTTLEKEVGSLKETLETRKMVEKAKGILMESFGMTEAAAFRKIQKLSMDKRKPLKEVADAIILAQEVTADT; the protein is encoded by the coding sequence ATGGACAAGAAGAAGCTGCGCATCCTGCTGGTGGACGACGAATCCATCATCCGCCTCGACATGCGCGAGATGCTCAAGGAGCAAGGCCACGAGATCGTGGGCGAGGCCTCGGACGGACAGATGGCCGTCGACCTGGCCGAGAAACTCACGCCCGACCTCATCCTGATGGACATCAAGATGCCGAAGATGGACGGGCTCGAAGCCATCAGCCGGATCAACCACAACCGTCGTATTCCCACCATCATGCTCACCGCCTACAGCCAGCCCGAGCTGGTGGAGAGGGCGGTGGGGCTCGGAGTCTTCGGCTTCCTGGTCAAACCGGTCAAGGAGCACGACCTGCTCCCCACCATCGAGGTGGTCCTCGCCCGCGCCGAGGAGCTCACGACCCTCGAGAAGGAAGTGGGCAGTCTCAAGGAAACGCTCGAGACGCGCAAGATGGTGGAGAAGGCCAAGGGCATCCTCATGGAATCCTTCGGCATGACCGAGGCTGCCGCCTTCCGCAAGATCCAGAAGCTGAGCATGGACAAGCGCAAACCCCTCAAGGAGGTGGCGGATGCCATCATTCTCGCCCAGGAGGTCACCGCCGACAC
- a CDS encoding histidine kinase N-terminal domain-containing protein, with the protein MAINTVPPAANAPHLVDLVPNEGHRRWIAAMGRQLPFLADMIPADLLIYVPTTEQRLVVVAEAKPTVRESFYTRSLLGQVVESEAAPPLFAALRSGEITEGATGKVINGQPMSQVIYPMRAGKEICAILVVERNLYDQVKHSEEKRELYRTAISRTVQTLLAKSRASELTLPAIQPGDALLLLNQTGQIVHSSHSAGNLARRMGLPELLEGLSWEETFLANREKRVVTTSAIYEETELLTPRMAVSVRTLPLEPADEKVASILLLRDISEIKEKDRELAIKETIIREVHHRVKNNLQTVAALLRLQQRRSRNTEVKSILSDCIDRISSIALVHEYLSHEDVEMVDIKELAYNLLSASLQSMIPPEKQIDARVMAPSSSVTLTSAKATSVALIINELLQNTFKHAFTGRSQGRVELTVTLAEADMLHIVLHDDGIGLPADFDPQKDANLGWEIIYTLAQQDLRGDITIESSAQGTTVTVSIPVSERG; encoded by the coding sequence CAGCCATGGGCCGCCAGCTACCCTTCCTGGCGGACATGATCCCGGCGGACCTGTTGATCTACGTCCCGACCACCGAACAGCGCCTGGTCGTCGTGGCCGAGGCCAAGCCCACCGTGCGCGAATCCTTCTACACGCGCTCTCTGCTCGGGCAGGTTGTCGAGTCGGAGGCCGCGCCCCCCCTGTTTGCGGCCCTGCGAAGCGGCGAGATCACCGAAGGTGCCACGGGCAAGGTCATCAACGGTCAGCCGATGAGTCAGGTCATCTATCCCATGCGCGCAGGCAAGGAGATCTGCGCCATCCTGGTGGTCGAGCGCAACCTGTACGACCAGGTCAAGCATTCCGAGGAGAAGCGAGAACTCTACCGCACGGCCATCTCGCGCACGGTGCAGACCCTGCTCGCGAAGTCGCGCGCCAGCGAGCTGACGCTCCCTGCGATTCAGCCGGGCGATGCCCTGCTCCTGCTCAATCAGACCGGGCAGATCGTCCATTCGAGCCACTCAGCCGGCAACCTGGCGCGCCGGATGGGCCTGCCAGAGCTCCTCGAGGGGCTCTCCTGGGAAGAGACCTTCCTCGCCAACCGTGAGAAGCGCGTCGTCACGACGAGCGCCATCTACGAGGAGACGGAGCTCTTGACCCCGCGGATGGCCGTCAGCGTTCGGACCCTTCCCCTGGAGCCGGCCGACGAGAAGGTGGCCTCCATCCTGCTCCTTCGCGACATCAGCGAGATCAAGGAGAAGGACCGCGAGCTCGCCATCAAGGAGACCATCATCCGGGAGGTCCACCACCGGGTGAAGAACAACCTCCAGACGGTTGCGGCGCTCCTTCGGCTGCAGCAGCGCCGGAGCCGAAACACCGAGGTCAAGAGCATTCTCAGCGACTGCATCGACCGTATCTCGAGCATCGCCCTGGTCCACGAGTACCTCTCGCACGAGGACGTCGAGATGGTGGACATCAAGGAGCTCGCCTACAACCTCCTCTCTGCGTCCCTCCAGAGCATGATCCCGCCCGAAAAGCAGATCGATGCCCGGGTGATGGCGCCCTCTTCTTCCGTCACCCTCACTTCCGCCAAGGCCACCTCGGTGGCGCTCATCATCAACGAGCTGCTGCAAAACACCTTCAAGCATGCCTTCACCGGCCGCTCCCAGGGCCGCGTCGAACTGACGGTCACCCTGGCCGAGGCCGACATGCTCCACATCGTCCTTCACGACGACGGGATCGGCCTGCCCGCTGATTTCGATCCACAGAAGGACGCCAATCTCGGCTGGGAAATCATCTACACCCTTGCCCAGCAGGACCTTCGCGGCGACATCACGATCGAGAGCTCCGCGCAGGGTACCACCGTCACGGTCTCCATCCCCGTCTCAGAAAGGGGCTAA